A window of Rhodobium gokarnense contains these coding sequences:
- a CDS encoding NADH-quinone oxidoreductase subunit A: protein MEELLKDYVPIIVFIGISAFIGLALLVAPFLIAYKQPDSEKLSAYECGFEAFDDARMKFDVRFYLVSILFIIFDLEVAFLFPWAAAFKEVGWLGFWSMMTFLAVLTIGFIYEWRKGALEWD from the coding sequence ATGGAAGAGCTCTTGAAGGATTACGTGCCGATTATCGTGTTTATCGGTATTTCGGCGTTTATCGGGCTGGCTCTGTTGGTGGCGCCGTTCCTGATTGCCTACAAGCAACCCGATTCGGAAAAGCTGTCGGCGTATGAATGCGGCTTCGAGGCGTTCGACGACGCGCGCATGAAATTCGATGTCCGCTTCTACCTCGTCTCCATCCTCTTCATCATCTTCGATCTTGAGGTCGCGTTCCTGTTTCCCTGGGCCGCCGCCTTCAAGGAGGTCGGCTGGCTCGGCTTCTGGTCGATGATGACGTTCCTGGCCGTTCTGACGATCGGCTTCATCTACGAATGGCGAAAAGGGGCACTTGAATGGGATTGA
- a CDS encoding NuoB/complex I 20 kDa subunit family protein, with amino-acid sequence MGLTPTSGTVMAPQPKGIIDPRTGKPIGADDPTFIGINDELADKGFVVTATDNLIQWARTGSLMWMTFGLACCAIEMMQMSMPRYDGERFGFAPRASPRQSDVMIVAGTLTNKMAPAIRKVYDQMPEPRYVISMGSCANGGGYYHYSYSVVRGCDRVLPVDIYVPGCPPTAEALLYGVMLLQKKIRRTGTIER; translated from the coding sequence ATGGGATTGACCCCGACTTCCGGCACGGTGATGGCGCCCCAGCCGAAGGGAATCATCGACCCGCGCACCGGCAAGCCCATCGGCGCCGACGATCCGACCTTCATCGGCATCAATGACGAGCTGGCTGACAAGGGCTTCGTCGTCACCGCCACCGACAACCTCATCCAGTGGGCGCGCACCGGCTCGCTGATGTGGATGACCTTCGGCCTGGCCTGCTGCGCCATCGAGATGATGCAGATGTCCATGCCGCGCTATGACGGCGAGCGCTTCGGCTTTGCGCCGCGGGCGAGCCCGCGCCAGTCGGACGTGATGATCGTCGCCGGCACGCTGACCAACAAGATGGCGCCCGCGATCCGCAAGGTCTACGACCAGATGCCGGAGCCGCGCTACGTCATCTCCATGGGCTCCTGCGCCAATGGCGGCGGCTACTATCACTATTCCTATTCGGTCGTGCGCGGCTGCGACCGGGTCTTGCCGGTCGACATCTACGTGCCCGGCTGCCCGCCGACGGCCGAGGCGCTGCTTTACGGCGTCATGCTTCTGCAAAAGAAGATCCGGCGCACCGGAACCATTGAACGCTAG
- a CDS encoding NADH-quinone oxidoreductase subunit C, giving the protein MDETLEEIGAYLELSQGEAIESWHVRHGELTATVSRTSIDSVARFLRDDPRCQFVCFVDACGVDYPEREKRFEVVYHLLSPKQNIRIRLKVETDDTSPVPSLTGVYPGAEWFEREAYDLYGMLFSGHPDLRRLLTDYGFDGHPLRKDFPLTGFVEVRYDDEAKRVVYEPVRLAQEFRSFDFLSPWEGDAPVLPGDEKAQENQ; this is encoded by the coding sequence ATGGACGAAACCCTTGAGGAAATCGGCGCCTATCTGGAGCTTTCGCAGGGCGAGGCGATCGAGAGCTGGCACGTTCGCCACGGCGAGCTGACGGCAACGGTCTCGCGCACCTCGATCGACAGCGTCGCACGCTTCCTGCGCGACGATCCGCGCTGCCAGTTCGTCTGTTTCGTCGATGCCTGTGGCGTCGACTACCCGGAGCGCGAGAAGCGCTTCGAGGTCGTCTATCACCTGCTGTCGCCGAAGCAGAACATCCGCATCCGCCTCAAGGTCGAGACCGACGACACCTCGCCGGTGCCCTCGCTGACCGGTGTCTATCCGGGCGCCGAATGGTTCGAGCGCGAGGCCTACGACCTCTACGGCATGCTCTTTTCCGGCCATCCGGACCTGCGCCGGCTCCTGACCGACTACGGTTTCGACGGCCATCCGCTGCGCAAGGATTTCCCGCTCACCGGCTTCGTCGAGGTCCGCTATGACGACGAGGCCAAGCGGGTCGTGTATGAGCCGGTCCGGCTCGCCCAGGAGTTCCGCAGCTTCGACTTCCTGTCGCCGTGGGAGGGCGATGCGCCCGTATTGCCAGGCGACGAGAAAGCGCAGGAAAACCAATGA
- a CDS encoding NADH-quinone oxidoreductase subunit D, whose translation MAEAQIRNFNINFGPQHPAAHGVLRLVLELDGEIVTRADPHVGLLHRGTEKLIEHKTYHQAVPYFDRLDYVAPMNQEHAFCLAAEKLLGVTVPIRGQLIRVLYAEMGRLLSHVLNITTQAMDVGALTPPLWGFEDREKMMAFYERACGARLHAAYFRIGGVHQDLPQQLLDDIWEFLDPFLKTLDDLEGLLTENRIFKQRNVDIAAFTADEGWSWGFSGVMMRSAGVAWDLRKAQPYECYDQLEFDIPVGKHGDCYDRYVIRMLEMRESVKIMKQCLERLGSAGGKGPVSTTDGKVAPPKRGEMKRSMEALIHHFKLYTEGVKVPEGEAYAAVEAPKGEFGVYLVSDGTNKPYRCKIRAPGFAHLAAMDFLSRGHMLADIAAIIGSIDVVFGEVDR comes from the coding sequence ATGGCTGAGGCACAGATCCGCAACTTCAACATCAATTTCGGCCCGCAGCATCCGGCGGCCCACGGCGTCTTGCGCCTGGTGCTGGAGCTCGACGGCGAGATCGTAACGCGCGCCGACCCCCATGTGGGCCTGTTGCACCGCGGCACCGAAAAGCTCATCGAGCACAAGACCTATCACCAGGCCGTGCCCTATTTCGACCGGCTCGACTATGTCGCGCCGATGAACCAGGAGCACGCCTTCTGCCTGGCCGCCGAAAAGCTGCTCGGCGTCACCGTGCCGATCCGCGGCCAACTCATCCGCGTGCTCTATGCCGAAATGGGCCGGCTCCTCTCCCATGTCCTCAACATCACCACCCAGGCGATGGACGTCGGCGCGCTGACGCCGCCGCTGTGGGGATTCGAGGATCGCGAGAAGATGATGGCGTTCTATGAGCGCGCCTGCGGGGCGCGCCTGCACGCCGCCTATTTCCGCATCGGCGGCGTCCACCAGGACCTGCCGCAGCAGCTTCTCGACGATATCTGGGAATTCCTCGATCCGTTCCTGAAGACACTGGACGACCTGGAAGGCCTGCTGACGGAAAACCGCATCTTCAAGCAGCGCAACGTCGACATCGCCGCCTTCACCGCCGACGAGGGCTGGTCCTGGGGCTTTTCCGGCGTGATGATGCGCTCCGCCGGCGTTGCCTGGGACCTGCGCAAGGCGCAGCCCTATGAGTGCTACGACCAGCTTGAGTTCGACATCCCCGTCGGCAAGCACGGCGACTGCTATGACCGCTACGTCATCCGCATGCTGGAGATGCGGGAGTCGGTGAAGATCATGAAGCAGTGCCTGGAGCGGCTCGGCTCGGCCGGCGGCAAGGGCCCGGTGTCGACCACCGACGGCAAGGTCGCCCCGCCCAAGCGCGGTGAGATGAAGCGCTCCATGGAAGCGTTGATCCACCACTTCAAGCTCTATACCGAGGGCGTGAAGGTGCCCGAAGGCGAGGCCTATGCGGCCGTCGAGGCACCGAAGGGCGAGTTCGGCGTCTATCTGGTCTCCGACGGCACCAACAAGCCCTATCGCTGCAAGATCCGCGCGCCGGGCTTTGCCCATCTGGCAGCCATGGACTTCCTTTCCCGCGGCCACATGCTGGCGGACATCGCCGCCATCATCGGCTCCATCGACGTGGTGTTCGGGGAGGTCGACCGGTGA
- the nuoE gene encoding NADH-quinone oxidoreductase subunit NuoE yields MSVRRLYNDQPESFAFTPENEAWAEKRVALYPEDRKQSAVIPLLMRAQEQDGWLTRAAIEAIAKRLEMPVIRVLEVATFYTQFQLAPVGSKAHIQVCGTTPCMLRGSEDILRVCRTRIAERAHELSADGAFSWEEVECLGACVNAPMVQVGADTYEDLTAESFEAILDAFDRGETPTPGPQVERQFAAPEGGATTLTEPSLYDGSAPVRWEETRAKKAAEAEKAKEAEKAKAAAEAKKAEEEKPEPPAPPAAEGKGTAGKTAAEGKGTDGKTEDGKAAEMEAALAKLPADASNEDKANAVGTRPEGLEAPRGEADDLKRIRGIGKVNEQKLGDLGIFHFDQIAAWDEAQIRWVGTYLAFPGRIEREDWVGQAGVLAAGGATEFSKRVDAGDVPSSQE; encoded by the coding sequence ATGTCGGTCCGACGCCTCTACAACGACCAGCCCGAGAGTTTTGCGTTTACGCCCGAGAACGAGGCGTGGGCGGAAAAACGCGTCGCGCTCTACCCGGAAGACCGCAAGCAGTCGGCCGTCATCCCGCTTCTGATGCGGGCCCAGGAGCAGGACGGCTGGCTCACCCGCGCCGCCATCGAGGCGATCGCCAAACGGCTCGAAATGCCGGTGATCCGGGTGCTTGAGGTCGCCACCTTCTACACCCAGTTCCAGCTCGCCCCGGTCGGGTCCAAGGCCCACATCCAGGTCTGCGGCACGACGCCGTGCATGCTGCGCGGTTCCGAGGACATCCTCCGCGTCTGCCGCACGCGCATCGCCGAACGGGCCCATGAGCTGTCGGCGGACGGCGCCTTTTCCTGGGAAGAGGTCGAGTGCCTCGGCGCCTGCGTCAACGCCCCGATGGTCCAGGTCGGCGCCGACACCTATGAGGACCTGACCGCGGAAAGCTTCGAGGCGATCCTCGACGCCTTCGACCGCGGCGAGACGCCGACGCCGGGCCCGCAGGTCGAGCGCCAGTTCGCGGCCCCCGAAGGCGGCGCGACGACGCTGACCGAACCATCCCTCTATGACGGCTCGGCCCCGGTGCGCTGGGAAGAGACCCGCGCCAAGAAGGCCGCAGAGGCGGAAAAGGCCAAGGAAGCCGAGAAGGCGAAAGCGGCCGCAGAGGCCAAGAAGGCCGAAGAGGAAAAGCCGGAGCCGCCGGCCCCGCCCGCCGCCGAAGGCAAGGGCACCGCGGGGAAGACCGCCGCCGAAGGCAAGGGCACCGACGGCAAGACCGAAGACGGCAAGGCGGCGGAGATGGAAGCCGCGCTGGCGAAGCTTCCGGCCGACGCCTCCAACGAGGACAAGGCCAACGCCGTCGGCACGCGGCCGGAGGGTCTTGAAGCCCCGCGCGGCGAGGCCGACGACCTGAAGCGCATCCGCGGCATCGGCAAGGTCAACGAGCAAAAGCTGGGCGACCTCGGCATCTTCCATTTCGACCAGATCGCCGCCTGGGACGAGGCGCAGATCCGCTGGGTCGGCACCTACCTGGCATTCCCGGGCCGCATCGAGCGGGAAGACTGGGTCGGCCAGGCAGGCGTCCTCGCCGCGGGCGGCGCGACCGAATTTTCCAAGCGCGTCGATGCCGGCGACGTGCCGTCGAGCCAGGAATAG
- the nuoF gene encoding NADH-quinone oxidoreductase subunit NuoF, protein MLQDKDRIFTNIYGAHDWGLEGAKKRGQWSGTKDIVARGRDWIIDQVKASGLRGRGGAGFPTGLKWSFMPKESDGRPSYLVVNADESEPGTCKDREIMRHDPHHLVEGCLIAGFAMNAHTAFIYVRGEFIRERQNLQAAVDQAYDAGLIGKNNVHGWDFDIVVHHGAGAYICGEESALLESLEGKKGQPRLKPPFPAAVGLYGCPTTVNNVESIAAVPTILRRGADWFSGLGKPGNTGTKLFCISGHVERPCTVEEEMGIPLRELLEKHCGGVRGGWDNLLAVIPGGSSVPCVPANMCDDLGMDFDSLKAVKSGLGTAAVIVMDKSTDIIKAIARLSYFYKHESCGQCTPCREGTGWMWRVMERMVRGEAEKREIDMLIEVSTQIEGHTICALGDAAAWPVQGLVRHFRHVIEARIDEYTARATREGSVMVAAE, encoded by the coding sequence ATGCTGCAGGACAAGGACCGCATCTTCACCAACATCTACGGTGCCCACGACTGGGGCCTTGAGGGCGCCAAGAAGCGTGGCCAGTGGAGCGGCACCAAGGACATCGTTGCCCGCGGGCGCGACTGGATCATCGACCAGGTCAAGGCCTCGGGCCTGCGCGGCCGCGGCGGCGCCGGCTTCCCGACCGGCCTGAAATGGTCGTTCATGCCCAAGGAATCGGACGGGCGGCCAAGCTATCTGGTCGTCAACGCCGACGAATCGGAACCCGGCACCTGCAAGGACCGGGAGATCATGCGCCACGACCCGCACCATCTGGTCGAGGGCTGCCTGATCGCCGGTTTCGCCATGAACGCCCACACCGCCTTCATCTATGTGCGCGGCGAATTCATTCGCGAGCGCCAGAACCTGCAGGCGGCGGTCGACCAGGCCTATGACGCAGGGCTGATCGGCAAGAACAACGTCCATGGCTGGGACTTCGACATCGTCGTCCACCACGGCGCCGGCGCCTATATCTGCGGCGAGGAATCGGCGCTGCTGGAATCCCTGGAAGGCAAGAAGGGCCAGCCGCGCCTGAAGCCGCCGTTCCCGGCGGCCGTCGGCCTCTATGGCTGCCCGACCACCGTCAACAACGTGGAATCGATCGCCGCCGTGCCGACGATCCTGCGCCGTGGCGCCGACTGGTTCTCCGGCCTCGGCAAGCCCGGCAACACCGGCACCAAGCTCTTTTGCATCTCCGGCCACGTGGAGCGGCCGTGCACGGTGGAAGAGGAGATGGGCATCCCGCTGCGCGAGCTTCTTGAAAAGCACTGCGGCGGCGTGCGCGGCGGCTGGGACAATCTGCTGGCCGTCATTCCGGGCGGCTCGTCGGTGCCTTGTGTTCCCGCGAATATGTGCGATGACCTCGGCATGGACTTCGACTCGCTGAAGGCCGTGAAGTCGGGCCTCGGCACCGCCGCGGTGATCGTCATGGACAAGTCCACCGACATCATCAAGGCGATTGCCCGGCTCAGCTACTTCTACAAGCACGAGAGCTGCGGCCAGTGCACGCCGTGCCGCGAGGGCACCGGCTGGATGTGGCGGGTGATGGAGCGCATGGTCCGCGGCGAGGCGGAAAAGCGCGAGATCGACATGCTGATCGAGGTGTCGACCCAGATCGAGGGTCACACCATCTGCGCCCTCGGCGATGCCGCGGCCTGGCCGGTTCAGGGCCTGGTGCGCCATTTCCGGCACGTCATCGAGGCGCGGATCGACGAATACACCGCCCGGGCCACCCGTGAGGGCTCGGTGATGGTCGCTGCGGAATAG
- the nuoG gene encoding NADH-quinone oxidoreductase subunit NuoG: MPKIIVDGNEIEVPADYTLMQACEAADVEIPRFCFHERLSVAGNCRMCLVELKGAPKPVASCSWLVRDCRPGPNGELPEVRTKSDVARKARRGVMEFLLINHPLDCPICDQGGECDLQDQAMAFGVDGSRYHENKRAVEDKYIGPLVKTIMTRCIHCTRCVRFTTEIAGVSELGLIGRGEDAEITTYLERALTSEMQGNVIDLCPVGALTARPYAFHARPWELVKTESVDVMDGVGCAIRVDTRGREVMRILPRLNEAVNEEWISDKTRFIWDGLRTQRLDRPYVKKDGRLTPASWQEAFAAIAAKVKGTDAKKIGAISGELASAEEIFALKGLMTGLGVANTDCRPAHSPLDPKNGRASYLFNSSIAGIEDADAIMLIGTNPRKEAPVLNARIRKRFLQGGIEIGLVGEQADLTYPVTYCGAGPESIQALLDDKSYDGKAERPMVIVGEGALNRPDGAAILSLAAKFAVARGAIREDWNGFNVLHSAAATVGGLDVGFVPGEGGLTTAGMVDAAGKGDLDVLFLMGADEIDMQALGNAFVVYMGSHGDAGAHRADVILPGAAYTEKSGLYVNTEGRVQLGLRAAFPPGEAREDWAILRALSAELGARLPFDTLVALRAALVAAHPHFALVDEIAESDAKAVEALAGAGGSLDSAPFEPWIDDFYLTNPIARASKVMAECSALAHGLQAEAAE, encoded by the coding sequence ATGCCAAAAATCATCGTCGACGGAAACGAGATCGAGGTCCCGGCGGACTACACGCTGATGCAGGCGTGCGAGGCCGCGGACGTCGAGATTCCGCGGTTCTGCTTCCACGAGCGCCTGTCGGTCGCCGGCAACTGCCGGATGTGCCTGGTCGAGCTGAAGGGCGCGCCGAAGCCGGTCGCCTCGTGCTCCTGGCTGGTGCGCGATTGCCGGCCCGGCCCGAACGGCGAACTGCCGGAGGTCCGGACCAAGTCCGACGTCGCCCGGAAGGCGCGGCGCGGCGTCATGGAATTCCTGCTCATCAACCATCCGCTCGACTGCCCGATCTGCGACCAGGGCGGCGAATGCGACCTGCAGGACCAGGCGATGGCCTTCGGCGTCGACGGCTCGCGCTACCACGAGAACAAGCGCGCCGTGGAAGACAAATACATCGGCCCGCTGGTCAAGACGATCATGACGCGCTGCATCCACTGCACGCGCTGCGTCCGCTTCACCACGGAAATCGCCGGCGTCTCCGAACTCGGCCTGATCGGCCGCGGCGAGGACGCCGAGATCACCACCTATCTTGAGCGCGCCCTGACTTCCGAGATGCAGGGCAACGTCATCGACCTGTGCCCGGTCGGTGCGCTGACCGCGCGACCCTACGCCTTCCATGCAAGGCCGTGGGAACTGGTCAAGACCGAGTCGGTCGACGTCATGGACGGCGTCGGCTGCGCCATCCGCGTCGACACCCGCGGCCGCGAGGTCATGCGCATCCTGCCCCGTCTCAACGAGGCGGTGAACGAGGAGTGGATCTCCGACAAGACCCGCTTCATCTGGGACGGGCTGCGCACCCAGCGCCTCGACCGGCCCTACGTCAAGAAGGACGGCCGCCTGACCCCCGCCTCCTGGCAGGAGGCCTTCGCCGCCATCGCCGCCAAGGTGAAGGGAACCGACGCCAAGAAGATCGGCGCCATCTCCGGCGAACTGGCAAGCGCGGAAGAGATCTTTGCGCTGAAGGGCCTGATGACCGGCCTCGGCGTCGCCAACACCGACTGCCGCCCGGCCCATTCGCCGCTCGATCCGAAAAACGGCCGCGCCAGCTACCTCTTCAACAGCTCGATCGCCGGCATCGAGGATGCCGACGCGATCATGCTGATCGGCACCAACCCGCGCAAAGAGGCGCCGGTGCTGAATGCGCGTATCCGCAAGCGCTTCCTCCAGGGCGGTATCGAAATCGGCCTCGTCGGCGAACAGGCAGATCTCACCTATCCCGTCACCTATTGCGGCGCCGGGCCGGAGAGCATCCAGGCGCTCCTCGACGACAAGTCCTATGACGGCAAGGCCGAGCGGCCGATGGTCATCGTCGGCGAGGGCGCCCTCAACCGGCCGGACGGCGCGGCGATCCTGTCGCTGGCCGCCAAGTTCGCCGTTGCAAGAGGCGCGATCCGCGAGGACTGGAACGGCTTCAACGTCCTGCATTCGGCAGCCGCCACCGTCGGCGGCCTCGACGTCGGCTTCGTGCCGGGCGAGGGCGGCCTCACCACCGCCGGCATGGTCGACGCCGCCGGCAAGGGTGACCTCGACGTGCTCTTCCTGATGGGCGCCGACGAGATCGACATGCAGGCGCTCGGCAATGCCTTCGTCGTCTATATGGGCTCGCACGGCGATGCCGGCGCCCACCGCGCCGACGTCATTCTGCCTGGCGCCGCCTATACGGAAAAATCGGGCCTTTACGTCAACACCGAGGGCCGGGTCCAGCTTGGGCTCCGCGCCGCCTTCCCGCCGGGCGAGGCCCGCGAGGACTGGGCGATCCTGCGCGCCCTGTCCGCCGAACTCGGCGCCAGGCTGCCCTTCGATACGCTGGTGGCGCTCCGCGCCGCGCTCGTTGCCGCCCATCCGCATTTCGCGCTCGTCGACGAGATCGCGGAAAGCGACGCCAAGGCGGTCGAGGCGCTGGCCGGGGCGGGCGGCTCGCTCGACAGCGCGCCGTTCGAGCCCTGGATCGACGATTTCTACCTCACCAATCCGATCGCCCGCGCCTCCAAGGTGATGGCGGAATGTTCGGCGCTGGCCCACGGGCTGCAGGCCGAGGCGGCGGAATAG